The genomic stretch GCGCCCGTTCCGCGACCTGGTCTACGCGATGCCGCCCTACGTCATGGACGACGACGACCTGGCCGGCGTGACCGCCGCGATGGTGGCCGCCGCGGCGGCCGGAGCCGCGGCGTGAGGGTCGTGGCCATCGCCGGGACGGACACCGGCGTGGGCAAGACGATCGTCACCGCCGCGCTGGCCGCCCGCGCCCGCGCCCGCGGCGAGCGGGTCGCCGTCGTCAAGCCCGCACAGACCGGCGTCGGCGCCGGCGAGCCCGGCGACGTCGACGACGTGCGGCGCCTGAGCGGGGTCGACGACGTCCACGAGCTCGTCCGCCTCGGCGAGCCGCTGGCTCCCGCCACGGCCGCCGCCCGCGAGGGCCGCGCGGGCGTGTCGGCCGAGGCGATCGCCGCGGCGGTCCGCGAGCTCGACGGCCGCGACCTCGTGCTCGTCGAGGGCGCCGGCGGCCTCCTCGTCCGCCTGGGCGAGGACGGCTCGACGCTCGCCGACGTCGCGGGACGCCTCGACGCGGCGGTGGTCGTCGTCGCGCGCGCCGGCCTGGGCACGCTGAACCACGCCGCGCTGACCTGCGAGGCGCTCGCCGCCCGCGGCCTGCGCTGCCCCGGCGTCGTCATCGGCGCGTGGCCCGCAGCCCCCGATCTCGCCGCATGCTGCAACCTACGGGACCTGCCCGCGTATACCGGCAGGCCCGTCCTGGGACGCGTTCCCGAGGGGGCGGGCCGGCTGGAGCCCGGTGCGTTCTTCGACGGAGCACGTGAATGGATCACCACGGAGGAACCGATATGACCGACATCCTCGACATCGCCCGCGAGCAGGTGCTCGAGCGCGGCGAGGGCCTCGACGAGGCGCAGATCCTCGAGGTGCTGCACCTGCCCGACGAGCGCGTCGACGACGCGCTCGCCCTGGCCCACGAGGTGCGCATGCGCTGGTGCGGCCCCGACGTCGAGGTCGAGGGCATCGTCAGCCTCAAGACGGGCGGCTGCCCCGAGGACTGCCACTTCTGCTCGCAGTCGGGCCGCTTCGAGACGCCGGTGCGCGCCGCGCGGCTCGACATCCCGTCGCTCGTCGAGGCGGCGCGCCAGACCGCGCAGACCGGGGCGACCGAGTTCTGCATCGTGGCCGCCGTGCGCGGCCCCGACGACCGGCTCATGGCGCAGGTGCGCGACGGCATCGAGGCGATCCGCGCCGCCGTCGACATCAACATCGCCTGCTCGCTGGGCATCCTCACCGAGGCGCAGGCCGACGAGCTGCAGGAGATGGGCGTCCACCGCTACAACCACAACCTCGAGGCGGCGCGCTCGCACTTCCCGGAGGTCGTCACCACACACACGTGGGAGGAGCGCCGCGAGACGATCGAGCTCGTGCGCGAGCGCGGCATGGAGGTCTGCTGCGGCTGCATCATCGGCATGGGCGAGACGCTCGAGCAGCGCGCCGAGCTCGCCGCCCAGCTCGCCGACGTACAGCCCGACGAGGTCCCGATGAACTTCCTCGACCCGCGGCCGGGCACGCCGTTCGCCGACCTGCCGGCGGTCGAGGCCCAGGACGCGCTGCGCGCGATCGCGGCGTTCCGGCTGGCGATGCCCCGGACGATCCTGCGCTTCGCGGGCGGCCGCGAGCTGACGCTCGGCGACCTCGGCGCCCGGCAGGGCGTGCTCGGCGGGATCAACGCGGTGATCGTCGGCAACTACCTGACGACGCTCGGCCGCGACCCGCAGGACGACCTCGACCTCCTGGCCGAGCTGTCGATGCCGGTCAAGGAGCTGAGCAAGACGCTGTGAGCGCGCAGGCCACAGCCCCGGATCAGCGGCTGGCCGCGGGACCGTACTGCGACGGCTGCGGCCGCCCCGCGGACGAGGGCGACCACGGACGCTGCCGGGCGCGGCGCGCGGCGACCGACCCGCCGCGCTGGTGCACCGCGTGCGGGCGCAAGCTCGTCGTGCAGGTGCTGCCCGTCGGCTGGACGGCGAGGTGCGTGAAGTGCGGGCCGCTGCCGCCGAGCTAGGGGTGGCGACCGACGCCCGCACCGCCCACGGTGCCGTACTGAGGGCTGCGTCGGGAGGCGGGCCCCCGAGCGGCGTGTCGGCCGTGGTCGAGGACCTGCGGGCCGCGGGCCTGCTGCGCGAGCTGCGCACCGTCGAGAGCGCCCAGGGCGCGCACGTGCGCCTCGACGGCCGCGACGTGCTGCTGCTGTGCTCGAACGACTACCTCGGCCTCGCCGAGGATCCGCGGGTGCGCGACGCGGCGGCGCGGGCCGTGCACGAGTGGGGCGCGGGCGCCGGGGCGTCGCGCCTGGTCTCGGGCAACATGACGCCGCACCGCGAGCTCGAAGCCGAGCTCGCCGCGTTCAAGGGCACCGAGGCGTGCGTGCTCTTCGGCTCAGGCTTCCTGGCGAACACGGGCGTCGTCGCGGCGCTGGCCGGACCGGGCGAAGTGGTCGTGTCCGACGCGCTCAACCACGCCTCGATCGTCGACGGCTGCCGGCTCGCGCAGGCCGAGACGATCGTCTACCCGCACGCCGACCTCGACGGCCTGGCCGCCGCGCTGGACCGCGCGGCCGGCCGCCGGGCCACGATCGTCACCGACTCGGTCTTCTCCATGGACGGCGACGTCGCGCCGCTGCACGGCATCGTCGAGCTCGCCCGCCGCCACGGCGCCCGGGTGATCGTCGACGAGGCGCACGCCACCGGCGTCATCGGGCCGGCCGGCCGCGGGCTCGTCGCCGAGCTGGGCCTCGAAGGCGAGATCGACGTCGTGGTCGGCACGCTGTCCAAGGCCCTGGGCAGCTACGGCGCCTTCGCGTGCTGCAGCGCCGAGCTGGCGACGTTCCTCGTCAACCGGGCTCGGACCGTGATCTTCTCCACCGGCCTGCCGCCGTCGTGCGTCGCCGCGGCCGGCGAGGCGCTGCGGATCCTGCGCAACGAGCCCCGGGTCGTCGGCCGGCTGCACGCCAACGCGCGGGCGCTGCGCGCCGAGCTCGCCGCGCAGGGCTTGGCCGTCGAGCCCGGCGACATGCCGATCGTGCCGCTGGTCATCGGTGATCCCGAGGCGGCGATGGGCCTGTGCGAGGCCGCGCTCGACCGGGGCGTGTTCGCCCAGGCGATCCGCCCGCCGACGGTCCCCGACGGCACGTCGCGCCTGCGGCTCGTGGCGATGGCGAGCCACACCGAGGCCGAGCTGCGCGACGCGGCCCGGGTGCTCGGCGCGCTCACCGGCTGACGCGCGGCCCGCGCCTACCCTGGGGAGCGTGCCGGAGGGCGACACGATCCACTACGCGGCGAGCCGGATCCGGCCGATCCTCGAGGGCGTCGTGCCCGACGAGCTCGCCACGCCGCACCCGCGCTTCGCCGCCGACCGCTGGCCGCAGCGGCTCGCCGGCCGCGCCGTGGCCTCGGTCGACGCGATCGGCAAGCACCTCTTCCTGCGCTTCGAGGGCGACCTCGTCATCCACTCCCACCTGCGCATGACCGGCAGCTGGGGCACGTACGCGCCGGGCCGGCCCTGGCGCCGCTCGCCGCGCCGGGCCTGGTTCGTCGCGCGGGCCGCCGGCGGCGAGGTGGTGCAGTTCGACGGCCCGGTGCTCGAGCTCATGACCGCCGCCCGTGCCCGCGCCGACCAGCGCATCGCCGGCCTCGGCCCCGACATCCTCGCCCCCGAGCTCGACGAGGACCGCTTCCTGCGCCGCCTGCGCGCCGACGACCCCAGCCGTCCCATCGGCGACGCGCTGCTCGACCAGCGCACGATCGCGGGCATCGGCAACCTCTGGAAGTGCGAGGGCTGCTTCGCCGCCGGCGTCGATCCGTGGCGGCCCGCCGGGCAGGTCTCCGACGAGGAGGTGCTCGCGATCGTCCGCGAGACGCGCCCGCGGATGCAGCGCTCCGCCCGGGACGGCTACCAGAAGCGCTTCGAGCGCGTCTACGGGCGCAGCGGACGGCCGTGCCCGCGTTGCGGTGCGCGCATCCGCCGGCGCGGCCAGTGGGAGGACAACCGCCCGACGTTCTGGTGCCCGGGGTGCCAGACGTGACCGTGGAGCCTCGCAGCCGCCCGCGGCGCGTCGGCCACAAGGGCGCCGACCACATCGCGCCCGGCAACACCGCCGCCTCGTTCGACGCCGCGCTCGCGCACGGTGTCGACATGATCGAGTTCGACGTGCTGTCCGAGCACCAGGACGGCACCGGCGGGCTCTACCTCGCCCACGACTACACCGCCCTGCGCTCCGGCGCCGCGATGACGCTCGAGGAGGGGCTCGCGCACCTCGCCGGCGAGACGTTCGCCGCCGTCGAGCTCGACGTCGACCTCAAGCTGCGCGGCTACGAGCTGCAGGTGCTCGACGCCCTGCGCCGGCACGGGCTCGTCGACCGGGTCCTCGTCTCGACGATGGAGACCGACAGCCTCGCCCTGCTGCGCGCCGCCGAGCCGCGGCTGCGGCTCGGCTGGTCGGTGCCGAAGCTGCGGCGCGACCCGATGCGCTCGCCCTGGAAGCGCCCGGCGGCGATCGCGGTCGGCGTGGCCTACCGCGCGGCGCTGCCGCGCTACGCCGCCGCCGCGGTGCGGGCGGGCCGCGTCGACGCGCTCATGGCGCACTGGCGCCTCGTCACGCCCCGCCTCGTCGACCATCTGCACGCCGCGGGCGGCGAGGTCTTCGTCTGGACGGTCGACGACCGCGAGCAGATCGCCCGGCTCGAGGCGCTCGGCGTCGACGGGGTCATCTCGAACGACCCCCGGCTCTTCGGCTGAGGCGCTCAGCCGCGCAGGACGCAGGCGGCGGCCGAGAACGTCTTCGGATCGGCGCCGGCGGTCGACCGGTGGCCCTTCTCGGTGATCCGCCGCGAGTGGCGCACGACCTTGTTGGCCACCCGCCACTGGAAGTCGACCACGCCGCGCAGCCGCAGCGTCTCGCCGGCGGCGGGCTTCTCGTAGCGGAAGATCTGGCCGGCCTGGCGCGTCGCCTTGCCGCTGCCGATCTTCACGAACCCGGAGTTCCCGCCGGTGCCGAGGATGTTGTGCCAGAGCTTGTCGGCCGGATCGCGCCACTGCACGCGGAAGCGCATGTACAGGCGCACGCTCTTGCGCGGGAGCCCGGGCATCGAGGCACGGATCCCGATCGCGGATGGGTGCTTGGCCGTATCGCAGATGTTCACCGTGGCCCACAGCGGGACCTTCGGCGGCCTGGGTGCGGCCGCGGCGACGGGGGTGAGCGCGAGCGCGAGCAGCATCGCGGCGACGAGCGTGCGAGCCATCCGGATCACCTTAGGGTCATCGGCCATCGCAGAAGCCGCTGCATCGCGCTGCCTGGCATGCTGGGAGGGGTGATGGGTCCGACCACCGAGGAGGCCGTGGCGCTGCTGCATGGCGTTCCCGTGTTCGAGACGCTCGGGGACGCCGACCTGCTGCGCATCGCCCAGGTGGCGGTCCCGCGCTCGTTCCAGGCCGGCGACGTCATCTTCCGCGAGGGGGACGCGAGCGACACGTGCTACGTCGTGGGCGACGGCCACGCCCGCGCGATCCGCGAGCACCCGGACGGCCGCACGATCACGCTCGCGCACTTCGGCCCGGGCGACATCTTCGGTGAGCTGGCGATCTTCGACGACGAGCGGCGCTCCGCCACCGTGGAGGCCCTCGACGACCTCCGGGTCATCGGAATCACCGGCCCGGACTTCCGCCGCCTGCTGAGCGAGCACCCGGAGCTGTCGGCCAAGATCGTCATCTCGCTGGGACGCCGGCTGCGCGAGGCCAACGAGCGCCTGAGCCGCCAGAGCTTCCAGACCGTCCAGAGCCGGGTCGCCACCGTCCTGGCCGAGCTCGTCGCCGACGCCCAGCGCGAGGGCGCCCGCGAGCGCGACGTCCTGGTGACGGTCACGCAGGCCGACATCGCGCAGCTGGCGGGGTCGTCGCGCGAGTCGGCCAGCCGCTTCCTCGCGGTCCTCGAGCGCGCCGGCGTCATCGCCCAGGGCCGCGGCCGCATCACCGTCCACGACCCGGAGGCGCTCGGTGGGTACGTCTACTGAGTTCTCCGCCGGCGGGGTCGTGGTGCGCGGGGGTGAGACGATCGTCATCGTCCCGACCCGCCGGGCCGCCAGCGGCCGGGCCGTCCTGGCGCTGCCCAAGGGCCACGTCGACCCGGGCGAGACGGCGCCCGAGGCCGCCACCCGCGAGGTCCGCGAGGAGGCCGGCGTGGAGGCCGAGCTCGTCGAGAAGCTGGGCGACGTGCGCTACTGGTACCAGCGCAACGGCATGCGGATCGCCAAGGTCGTCTCGTTCTACCTGTTCGACTACCGCGGGGGCGATCCGGCCGATCACGACGCCGAGGTCGAGGTCGCGCGCTGGGTCCCGCTCGAGCAGGCGGCGCGGGAGCTGAGCTACCGCGGCGAGCGCGAGATGGTGCGCAGGGCGCTCGAGCGCGTCCGCAGATAGACTGGCGCCCCTTGCAGGTCCTGAACTTCTACTCGCGCATCTTCGCCGACCAGCTCAAGCGCGGCCGCAAGACGGCCACCATCCGCCTGGGCGACAAGTCGCACAAATATCGCAAGAACCAGCTGGTCCTGGTCACGATCGGCTACCAGTACTCGCCGCGCGAGCGGATCTTCGAGGCGGTGATCGACCAGGTCGAGGTCAAGCGGGTCAAGGAGCTGTCCCCGCGCGACATCGAGCACGACAACCCCGAGTTCCGCCGCCACGAGGAGATGATCCACTTCCTCGAGCAGATCTACGGGCGGGCGGTGACCATGGAGGACGAGGTCACCGTGGTGCGCTTCAGCCAGATCGTCGACTCGCCCAGCGAGTTCACCGATCGCAAGCTGGGCATCGGCGGCGCGCAGAACTAGCCGGATGCGCGGACCGCGTCCGGCCGCGCGGGCTGGGGTGCGGCCGCCGGCGCGGGCGCGAGCTGGGCGAGATCGTTCTCGCGGTCGCCCTTCTGCATCAGGTTGATGCTGATGAGGAGCAGCAGGTCGACGCCGAGCCCGAAGACGGCGCCGAACTGCGACTCGATGAACGCAAAGCTACGGGTGAGGAAGATCGAGACGAGCAGGGCGCGCTCGAACCAGCGGTAGGCCGCCCCGCGGTCGCCCTGGCGCAGCCGCACGACGCCGATCGCCACGAGGATCCCCGACACGGTGCTCGAGACGAGGTTCAGCCAGTTGATCACCGACAGCTGGCTGATGTCGTCGCTCACCGCCCCGCTGCGCGCGCCGCCCAGATGCAGGCCGATCGAGAGGACGAGCTCGAACGTGAAGACGAGGCTCAGGACGCCCCACAGCACGATGACCGCGGTGACGAGCCGCGTGAACCTCTGCGTCTCGGCGAAGTTGAGGTAGGCGTCGCGCACGCGGCTCCAGGTGCGTTCGGGCCAGCGCGGCCGGGGCGCGGGCAGCGCCTCCACGCGGGCGAGCATCTCGCGGATCGGCGCGACGAGCGGATCGGTCTGGTCGGCCTGCTCGAGCAGCACCAGGGCGCGCCGACGCTCGCGCTCGTCGAAGTCGTGGCGCGCGGCCTCGGCGACGAGGTCGAGCGCGTTCGAGACGAGCTCGATCTGGGTCAGCCCGCGCCGGCGCTCGAGCCCGCGGATGACCAGGTACAGCCCGACGAAGACGAGGTAGATCAGCGCCGCGGCGGGCTTGAAGAAGTAGTTGTTGTCCGAGGTGATGAACTTGCCGAGCTCGTCGATGAAGAAGCCGAACCCGATGCCGCCGACGACAGCGGCCGGGCGGCGGATCGAGCGGTTGAGGTAGACGAGCAGCATCCCGATCGCGATGACCATGAAGATGCCGCCGTAGAGCAGGTGGGCGATGTGGAGCCCGTGCCCGCCGAGCTGCGGGTAGTTCGTCGCCCAGAGCTGGGTGCGGATGACGAGCACGGTCGCCACCCCCGCGACGAGGAAGGTCTGCAGCAGCGTGCCGAAGTCGGCGTCACGCGCGGGATGGCGCAGGAGTCGGATCCTCACCACCGGAAACCTAACGCCCGTCCTCCGGTGAAGAAGTCGTTGGCACTCTTGAGCCCAGAGTGCCAACGTTGCTAGGATTCCTCTCGGTTTGGCACTCTCGAAGGGGGAGTGCCAGCGGAATGTCACAACCGGAGGTCCACACATGAAGCTCAAGCCCCTGGGCGATCGGCTGATCGTGCAGGCGATCGAGGAGGAGCAGACGACCGCGAGCGGTCTTGTCCTCCCCGACACCGCCAAGGAGAAGCCCCAGAAGGGCAAGGTCCTTGCCGTCGGCGACGGCAAGTACGACGAGGATGGCGAGAAGCGCATCCCGCTCGACGTCGCCGTGGGCGACGAGGTCCTGTACTCCAAGTACGGCGGCACCGAGATCAAGGTCGACGGCGAGGACCTGCTGGTCCTGCGCGAGTCCGACGTCCTCGCCAAGGTCGAGTCCTAGGAGAAGCAACGAGAACATGGCTCACAAGGAACTGAAGTACGACGTCGAGGCGCGCAACGCGCTTCAGGCGGGCGTGGACGCCGTCGCCAACGCGGTGAAGGTCACGCTCGGCCCGAAGGGGCGCTACGTCGTCCTCGACAAGAAGTTCGGCGCCCCCACCATCACGAACGACGGCGTGACCATCGCTCGTGAGATCGAGGTCGAGGACGTCTTCCAGAACCAGGGCGCGCAGCTCGTCCGCGAGGTCGCCACGGCGACCAACGACGTCGCCGGCGACGGCACGACGACCGCGACCGTCCTGGCTCAGGCGATCGTCCGCGAGGGCCTGAAGAACGTCGCGGCCGGCGCCAACCCGCTCGGTCTCAAGCGCGGCATCGAGCTCGCCGTCAACCAGATCGTCGACGCCATCAAGGAGATGTCGACGGAGGTCAGCGGCAAGGACCAGATCGCCCGCGTCGCCACCATCTCGGCCGGCGACG from Capillimicrobium parvum encodes the following:
- the bioD gene encoding dethiobiotin synthase, which encodes MRVVAIAGTDTGVGKTIVTAALAARARARGERVAVVKPAQTGVGAGEPGDVDDVRRLSGVDDVHELVRLGEPLAPATAAAREGRAGVSAEAIAAAVRELDGRDLVLVEGAGGLLVRLGEDGSTLADVAGRLDAAVVVVARAGLGTLNHAALTCEALAARGLRCPGVVIGAWPAAPDLAACCNLRDLPAYTGRPVLGRVPEGAGRLEPGAFFDGAREWITTEEPI
- the bioB gene encoding biotin synthase BioB, which translates into the protein MTDILDIAREQVLERGEGLDEAQILEVLHLPDERVDDALALAHEVRMRWCGPDVEVEGIVSLKTGGCPEDCHFCSQSGRFETPVRAARLDIPSLVEAARQTAQTGATEFCIVAAVRGPDDRLMAQVRDGIEAIRAAVDINIACSLGILTEAQADELQEMGVHRYNHNLEAARSHFPEVVTTHTWEERRETIELVRERGMEVCCGCIIGMGETLEQRAELAAQLADVQPDEVPMNFLDPRPGTPFADLPAVEAQDALRAIAAFRLAMPRTILRFAGGRELTLGDLGARQGVLGGINAVIVGNYLTTLGRDPQDDLDLLAELSMPVKELSKTL
- the bsaP gene encoding biotin synthase auxiliary protein BsaP gives rise to the protein MSAQATAPDQRLAAGPYCDGCGRPADEGDHGRCRARRAATDPPRWCTACGRKLVVQVLPVGWTARCVKCGPLPPS
- the bioF gene encoding 8-amino-7-oxononanoate synthase yields the protein MSAVVEDLRAAGLLRELRTVESAQGAHVRLDGRDVLLLCSNDYLGLAEDPRVRDAAARAVHEWGAGAGASRLVSGNMTPHRELEAELAAFKGTEACVLFGSGFLANTGVVAALAGPGEVVVSDALNHASIVDGCRLAQAETIVYPHADLDGLAAALDRAAGRRATIVTDSVFSMDGDVAPLHGIVELARRHGARVIVDEAHATGVIGPAGRGLVAELGLEGEIDVVVGTLSKALGSYGAFACCSAELATFLVNRARTVIFSTGLPPSCVAAAGEALRILRNEPRVVGRLHANARALRAELAAQGLAVEPGDMPIVPLVIGDPEAAMGLCEAALDRGVFAQAIRPPTVPDGTSRLRLVAMASHTEAELRDAARVLGALTG
- a CDS encoding Fpg/Nei family DNA glycosylase; amino-acid sequence: MPEGDTIHYAASRIRPILEGVVPDELATPHPRFAADRWPQRLAGRAVASVDAIGKHLFLRFEGDLVIHSHLRMTGSWGTYAPGRPWRRSPRRAWFVARAAGGEVVQFDGPVLELMTAARARADQRIAGLGPDILAPELDEDRFLRRLRADDPSRPIGDALLDQRTIAGIGNLWKCEGCFAAGVDPWRPAGQVSDEEVLAIVRETRPRMQRSARDGYQKRFERVYGRSGRPCPRCGARIRRRGQWEDNRPTFWCPGCQT
- a CDS encoding glycerophosphodiester phosphodiesterase, translating into MTVEPRSRPRRVGHKGADHIAPGNTAASFDAALAHGVDMIEFDVLSEHQDGTGGLYLAHDYTALRSGAAMTLEEGLAHLAGETFAAVELDVDLKLRGYELQVLDALRRHGLVDRVLVSTMETDSLALLRAAEPRLRLGWSVPKLRRDPMRSPWKRPAAIAVGVAYRAALPRYAAAAVRAGRVDALMAHWRLVTPRLVDHLHAAGGEVFVWTVDDREQIARLEALGVDGVISNDPRLFG
- a CDS encoding Crp/Fnr family transcriptional regulator, yielding MGPTTEEAVALLHGVPVFETLGDADLLRIAQVAVPRSFQAGDVIFREGDASDTCYVVGDGHARAIREHPDGRTITLAHFGPGDIFGELAIFDDERRSATVEALDDLRVIGITGPDFRRLLSEHPELSAKIVISLGRRLREANERLSRQSFQTVQSRVATVLAELVADAQREGARERDVLVTVTQADIAQLAGSSRESASRFLAVLERAGVIAQGRGRITVHDPEALGGYVY
- a CDS encoding NUDIX hydrolase codes for the protein MGTSTEFSAGGVVVRGGETIVIVPTRRAASGRAVLALPKGHVDPGETAPEAATREVREEAGVEAELVEKLGDVRYWYQRNGMRIAKVVSFYLFDYRGGDPADHDAEVEVARWVPLEQAARELSYRGEREMVRRALERVRR
- a CDS encoding ASCH domain-containing protein codes for the protein MQVLNFYSRIFADQLKRGRKTATIRLGDKSHKYRKNQLVLVTIGYQYSPRERIFEAVIDQVEVKRVKELSPRDIEHDNPEFRRHEEMIHFLEQIYGRAVTMEDEVTVVRFSQIVDSPSEFTDRKLGIGGAQN
- the groES gene encoding co-chaperone GroES, whose product is MKLKPLGDRLIVQAIEEEQTTASGLVLPDTAKEKPQKGKVLAVGDGKYDEDGEKRIPLDVAVGDEVLYSKYGGTEIKVDGEDLLVLRESDVLAKVES